One Falco peregrinus isolate bFalPer1 chromosome 6, bFalPer1.pri, whole genome shotgun sequence DNA segment encodes these proteins:
- the CREBL2 gene encoding cAMP-responsive element-binding protein-like 2 isoform X5, giving the protein MTSVVTEVVGGKVKKPGKRGRKPAKIDLKAKLERSRQSARECRARKKLRYQYLEELVSSRERAICALREELEMYKQWCMAMDQGKIPSEIKALLTGEEQGKAQQNATKLAKAGKTEANSSNP; this is encoded by the exons GTGGTTGGAGGCAAGGTAAAGAAACCAGGCAAGCGAGGTCGTAAACCAGCCAAAATAGACTTGAAGGCAAAACTTGAAAGAAGTCGTCAGAGTGCCAGAGAGTGCAGAGCCAGGAAGAAGCTGAGGTACCAGTACCTGGAAGAGCTGGTTTCAAGCAGAGAGCGAGCCATCTGTGCTCTCAGAGAAGAGCTTGAAATG TACAAGCAGTGGTGCATGGCGATGGACCAAGGGAAAATCCCCTCTGAAATAAAAGCCCTGCTAACTGGAGAGGAGCAaggcaaagcacagcagaacGCGACCAAACTTGCCAAGGCTGGGAAGacagaagcaaacagcagcaatcCCT AA
- the CREBL2 gene encoding cAMP-responsive element-binding protein-like 2 isoform X3, translated as MTSVVTEVVGGKVKKPGKRGRKPAKIDLKAKLERSRQSARECRARKKLRYQYLEELVSSRERAICALREELEMYKQWCMAMDQGKIPSEIKALLTGEEQGKAQQNATKLAKAGKTEANSSNPLTAAAPFVTPRTLLMGRGDS; from the exons GTGGTTGGAGGCAAGGTAAAGAAACCAGGCAAGCGAGGTCGTAAACCAGCCAAAATAGACTTGAAGGCAAAACTTGAAAGAAGTCGTCAGAGTGCCAGAGAGTGCAGAGCCAGGAAGAAGCTGAGGTACCAGTACCTGGAAGAGCTGGTTTCAAGCAGAGAGCGAGCCATCTGTGCTCTCAGAGAAGAGCTTGAAATG TACAAGCAGTGGTGCATGGCGATGGACCAAGGGAAAATCCCCTCTGAAATAAAAGCCCTGCTAACTGGAGAGGAGCAaggcaaagcacagcagaacGCGACCAAACTTGCCAAGGCTGGGAAGacagaagcaaacagcagcaatcCCT TAACTGCAGCTGCCCCATTTGTGACTCCCAGAACCCTGCTGATGGGCAGGGGAGACAGCTAG
- the CREBL2 gene encoding cAMP-responsive element-binding protein-like 2 isoform X7 encodes MDDSKVVGGKVKKPGKRGRKPAKIDLKAKLERSRQSARECRARKKLRYQYLEELVSSRERAICALREELEMYKQWCMAMDQGKIPSEIKALLTGEEQGKAQQNATKLAKAGKTEANSSNP; translated from the exons GTGGTTGGAGGCAAGGTAAAGAAACCAGGCAAGCGAGGTCGTAAACCAGCCAAAATAGACTTGAAGGCAAAACTTGAAAGAAGTCGTCAGAGTGCCAGAGAGTGCAGAGCCAGGAAGAAGCTGAGGTACCAGTACCTGGAAGAGCTGGTTTCAAGCAGAGAGCGAGCCATCTGTGCTCTCAGAGAAGAGCTTGAAATG TACAAGCAGTGGTGCATGGCGATGGACCAAGGGAAAATCCCCTCTGAAATAAAAGCCCTGCTAACTGGAGAGGAGCAaggcaaagcacagcagaacGCGACCAAACTTGCCAAGGCTGGGAAGacagaagcaaacagcagcaatcCCT GA
- the CREBL2 gene encoding cAMP-responsive element-binding protein-like 2 isoform X6, whose protein sequence is MTSVVTEVVGGKVKKPGKRGRKPAKIDLKAKLERSRQSARECRARKKLRYQYLEELVSSRERAICALREELEMYKQWCMAMDQGKIPSEIKALLTGEEQGKAQQNATKLAKAGKTEANSSNP, encoded by the exons GTGGTTGGAGGCAAGGTAAAGAAACCAGGCAAGCGAGGTCGTAAACCAGCCAAAATAGACTTGAAGGCAAAACTTGAAAGAAGTCGTCAGAGTGCCAGAGAGTGCAGAGCCAGGAAGAAGCTGAGGTACCAGTACCTGGAAGAGCTGGTTTCAAGCAGAGAGCGAGCCATCTGTGCTCTCAGAGAAGAGCTTGAAATG TACAAGCAGTGGTGCATGGCGATGGACCAAGGGAAAATCCCCTCTGAAATAAAAGCCCTGCTAACTGGAGAGGAGCAaggcaaagcacagcagaacGCGACCAAACTTGCCAAGGCTGGGAAGacagaagcaaacagcagcaatcCCT GA
- the CREBL2 gene encoding cAMP-responsive element-binding protein-like 2 isoform X1: MTSVVTEVVGGKVKKPGKRGRKPAKIDLKAKLERSRQSARECRARKKLRYQYLEELVSSRERAICALREELEMYKQWCMAMDQGKIPSEIKALLTGEEQGKAQQNATKLAKAGKTEANSSNPLSVCSWFFLSNIEERKKAWKCFIFPLAMEI, encoded by the exons GTGGTTGGAGGCAAGGTAAAGAAACCAGGCAAGCGAGGTCGTAAACCAGCCAAAATAGACTTGAAGGCAAAACTTGAAAGAAGTCGTCAGAGTGCCAGAGAGTGCAGAGCCAGGAAGAAGCTGAGGTACCAGTACCTGGAAGAGCTGGTTTCAAGCAGAGAGCGAGCCATCTGTGCTCTCAGAGAAGAGCTTGAAATG TACAAGCAGTGGTGCATGGCGATGGACCAAGGGAAAATCCCCTCTGAAATAAAAGCCCTGCTAACTGGAGAGGAGCAaggcaaagcacagcagaacGCGACCAAACTTGCCAAGGCTGGGAAGacagaagcaaacagcagcaatcCCT TGAGTGTGTGCAGCTGGTTCTTTCTCTCAAACATcgaagaaaggaaaaaagcctggaaatgcttcattttcccACTTGCCATGGAAATCTAA
- the CREBL2 gene encoding cAMP-responsive element-binding protein-like 2 isoform X2 has protein sequence MDDSKVVGGKVKKPGKRGRKPAKIDLKAKLERSRQSARECRARKKLRYQYLEELVSSRERAICALREELEMYKQWCMAMDQGKIPSEIKALLTGEEQGKAQQNATKLAKAGKTEANSSNPLSVCSWFFLSNIEERKKAWKCFIFPLAMEI, from the exons GTGGTTGGAGGCAAGGTAAAGAAACCAGGCAAGCGAGGTCGTAAACCAGCCAAAATAGACTTGAAGGCAAAACTTGAAAGAAGTCGTCAGAGTGCCAGAGAGTGCAGAGCCAGGAAGAAGCTGAGGTACCAGTACCTGGAAGAGCTGGTTTCAAGCAGAGAGCGAGCCATCTGTGCTCTCAGAGAAGAGCTTGAAATG TACAAGCAGTGGTGCATGGCGATGGACCAAGGGAAAATCCCCTCTGAAATAAAAGCCCTGCTAACTGGAGAGGAGCAaggcaaagcacagcagaacGCGACCAAACTTGCCAAGGCTGGGAAGacagaagcaaacagcagcaatcCCT TGAGTGTGTGCAGCTGGTTCTTTCTCTCAAACATcgaagaaaggaaaaaagcctggaaatgcttcattttcccACTTGCCATGGAAATCTAA
- the GPR19 gene encoding probable G-protein coupled receptor 19, whose amino-acid sequence MLAHSMDNNSGLFVLPTLLLLPQDKSYPEEASIPPAGYEMMESPTGSSSGRNHTALPYQLRLGEIAAASMLFAALWLVSIFGNSLVCLVIHRSRRTQSTTNYFVVSMACADLLLSVASVPLMLLQFTYGRWTLGNVMCKLVRYIQYLTPGVQIYVLLSICVDRFYTIVYPLSFKVSREKAKKMILASWLLDAAFASPAFFFYDSNNSDNHCNFFLPSSWDGAIYGIVHLLVVFLIPSILIIFFYLKIIKYIWRIGTDGRTVRRTMNIVPRTKVKTIKMFLMLNSMFLLSWLPFYVVQLWHPQETDYRKSSLVFLAITWVSFSSSASKPTLYSIYNANFRRGMKETFCMSSMKCYRSNAYTITTSSRIAKKNHVGIAEISAPAKTVTKDSIYEAFNREAKEKKIAWPIQSNPPNTFV is encoded by the coding sequence ATGCTTGCCCACAGCATGGATAACAACAGCGGTCTTTTTGTTCTCCCTACCTTGCTGCTCCTGCCGCAGGACAAGAGCTACCCTGAAGAAgcctccatccctcctgctgGCTACGAGATGATGGAGTCACCCACAGGATCCAGCTCAGGCAGGAACCACACTGCCTTGCCCTATCAGCTGAGGCTGGGGGAAATTGCAGCCGCCAGCATGCTTTTTGCAGCGTTGTGGCTGGTTTCCATCTTTGGAAACTCCCTCGTTTGCTTAGTGATCCACAGGAGCAGGAGAACACAATCCACCACCAACTATTTTGTTGTCTCCATGGCTTGTGCAGACCTCCTCCTCAGTGTCGCCAGCGTGCCCCTCATGCTGCTTCAGTTTACCTACGGCAGGTGGACGCTGGGGAACGTGATGTGCAAGCTGGTAAGGTACATACAGTACCTCACCCCTGGAGTCCAGATATATGTGCTGCTCTCCATATGCGTGGATCGATTCTACACTATTGTCTACCCCCTGAGCTTCAAAGTGTCCAGGGAGAAAGCCAAGAAGATGATCCTGGCCTCCTGGCTGCTCGATGCTGCATTTGCATCACCGGCTTTCTTCTTCTATGACTCCAACAACAGCGACAACCACTGcaacttttttctccccagttctTGGGACGGAGCCATCTACGGTATTGTCCACCTCTTGGTGGTGTTTTTGATCCCATCTATCCTCATTATCTTCTTCTACCTGAAGATCATCAAGTACATTTGGAGAATAGGCACCGATGGCAGGACCGTCAGGAGGACAATGAATATCGTCCCAAGAACAAAAGTGAAAACCATCAAAATGTTCTTGATGTTAAACTCCATGTTTCTCCTGTCCTGGCTTCCTTTTTACGTGGTACAGCTGTGGCATCCGCAAGAAACAGACTACAGAAAGAGCTCCTTAGTTTTCCTGGCCATCACCTGGGTCTCTTTCAGTTCTTCAGCTTCCAAGCCAACCCTCTACTCCATCTATAATGCAAACTTCAGACGAGGGATGAAAGAAACTTTTTGCATGTCTTCCATGAAATGCTACAGAAGCAACGCGTACACCATCACCACCAGTTCGAGGATAGCCAAAAAAAATCACGTTGGGATCGCAGAAATCTCAGCTCCTGCCAAAACGGTCACCAAAGACTCCATCTATGAGGCTTTcaacagagaagcaaaggaaaagaagattgCCTGGCCTATTCAGTCCAATCCTCCAAATACGTTTGTCTAG